The following are from one region of the Stanieria sp. NIES-3757 genome:
- the ndhA gene encoding NADH dehydrogenase subunit 1, protein MNSGIDLQGSFIEAVKALGLTSGVAQALWLPIPMLLMLIGATVGVLVVVWLERKISAAAQQRIGPEYAGPLGVLQPVADGIKLVFKEDVVPAKSDRWLFTLGPVVVVIPVFLSYLIVPFGQNLAITDLNVGIFIWISLSSIAPIGLLMSGYASNNKYSLLGGLRAAAQSISYEIPLALSVLAVVMMSNSLSTIDIVEQQAGYGILGWNVWRQPVGFIIFWIAALAECERLPFDLPEAEEELVAGYQTEYAGMKFALFYLGSYVNLVLSALVFAVLYLGGWEFIVPLDHLAGWFGVSDTTPWLQVLAASLGIIMTLLKAYFLIFIAILLRWTVPRVRIDQLLDLGWKFLLPVSLANLLITAALKLAFPVAFGG, encoded by the coding sequence ATGAATTCAGGAATTGACCTCCAAGGAAGTTTTATCGAAGCTGTCAAAGCTTTAGGACTTACCTCGGGTGTAGCGCAAGCCCTCTGGTTACCTATACCAATGTTATTGATGCTAATTGGGGCAACAGTAGGAGTTCTAGTAGTTGTTTGGTTAGAAAGAAAAATTTCTGCTGCTGCACAACAACGTATTGGTCCTGAATATGCAGGGCCGTTGGGAGTTCTTCAACCAGTAGCTGATGGCATCAAACTTGTTTTTAAAGAAGATGTTGTTCCAGCTAAATCAGACCGTTGGTTGTTTACTCTCGGCCCTGTCGTAGTCGTAATTCCTGTGTTTTTATCTTATTTAATTGTTCCTTTTGGACAAAATTTGGCGATTACGGACTTAAATGTCGGGATTTTTATCTGGATTTCTCTTTCAAGTATTGCTCCAATTGGTTTATTGATGTCTGGTTATGCTTCCAATAATAAATACTCACTCTTGGGTGGTTTGCGGGCAGCAGCACAGTCAATTAGCTATGAAATTCCCCTGGCATTATCAGTACTAGCAGTTGTGATGATGTCTAACAGTCTTAGTACCATCGATATTGTTGAACAACAGGCAGGTTATGGCATTCTTGGTTGGAACGTTTGGCGACAACCAGTAGGCTTCATTATTTTTTGGATCGCAGCTTTAGCAGAATGTGAACGTCTTCCTTTTGACCTCCCTGAAGCAGAAGAAGAATTAGTAGCTGGTTACCAAACTGAATATGCAGGCATGAAGTTTGCCCTATTTTACCTTGGGTCTTACGTTAACCTCGTATTATCAGCTCTAGTTTTTGCAGTTCTCTATCTTGGTGGTTGGGAATTTATTGTTCCTTTAGATCATTTAGCTGGTTGGTTTGGAGTAAGTGATACTACTCCTTGGTTACAAGTACTAGCAGCATCTTTAGGAATTATTATGACTTTACTCAAGGCTTACTTCCTAATTTTCATTGCCATTCTTTTACGTTGGACAGTTCCTCGGGTACGAATTGACCAATTACTAGATTTAGGTTGGAAGTTTTTACTACCAGTTTCTTTAGCTAACTTATTAATTACGGCTGCTTTGAAATTAGCTTTTCCCGTGGCTTTTGGTGGTTAG
- a CDS encoding putative modulator of DNA gyrase peptidase U62 translates to MTNLLIDRKNLIADLITHYRSRVDFLSIRLEQAEGTDISLRGEKIETLSEGTSLGGQVRACYKGGWGFAAFNDLSTLAQRIEEAIAAARIVGDGETTIAAVEAVQATCQLPLTKIDPRLISLADKKALCDRYNQILRSYDQSIISTSVRYSDSTQTIILATSDGSLIEQSWSDLEMRFAATARNGEIVQTGRETSGSRRGYQDLTDLDQQVEAAAKRAVNALTLPTVKGDTYTVVIDPILTGLFVHEAFGHLSEADMAYENPDLLEVMSMGKRFGSPELQIFDGAAPEGHRGSYYYDDEGTPATTTQLIKDGVLVGRLHSRETAGKLGEQPTGNARCLNYHYPPIVRMTNTWIERGTTPVKELFQDIKEGVYASNWQGGMTNGEMFTFSAGEAWMIRNGEIAEPVKDVTLSGNVFKTLANIEAIGDDFYWDESGGCGKGGQSGLAVGCGGPSLRIKDVVVGGEAVE, encoded by the coding sequence ATGACTAATTTACTTATTGATCGCAAAAACCTGATTGCAGATTTAATCACTCATTATCGTTCCCGTGTAGACTTTCTTTCGATTCGCCTCGAACAAGCAGAAGGTACTGATATTTCCTTGCGAGGAGAAAAAATTGAAACTCTTAGTGAAGGGACATCTCTAGGTGGGCAAGTTAGGGCTTGTTATAAAGGAGGTTGGGGTTTTGCAGCTTTTAACGATCTTTCTACTTTAGCCCAACGCATCGAAGAAGCGATCGCTGCTGCTAGAATTGTGGGAGATGGAGAAACTACCATCGCAGCAGTAGAAGCAGTACAGGCTACTTGTCAATTACCTCTAACTAAAATTGATCCGCGTTTAATTTCCTTAGCAGACAAAAAAGCTCTTTGCGATCGCTATAATCAAATTTTACGTAGTTACGATCAAAGTATTATTTCTACTTCGGTTCGTTATAGTGATAGCACTCAGACTATTATTCTGGCTACCTCTGACGGGAGTTTAATCGAACAATCTTGGTCAGATTTAGAAATGCGTTTTGCTGCTACAGCTAGAAATGGGGAAATAGTACAAACTGGTAGAGAAACTTCAGGTTCGCGTCGCGGATATCAAGATTTAACTGATTTAGACCAACAAGTTGAAGCAGCAGCCAAACGGGCAGTGAATGCCCTTACCCTCCCAACTGTCAAAGGTGATACTTATACAGTGGTAATTGACCCCATCTTAACAGGTTTATTTGTTCACGAAGCTTTTGGGCATCTTTCTGAAGCAGACATGGCTTATGAAAACCCAGATTTATTAGAAGTCATGAGTATGGGTAAACGCTTTGGTAGCCCTGAATTACAAATTTTTGATGGTGCAGCACCAGAAGGACATCGCGGTTCTTATTATTATGATGATGAAGGAACACCTGCGACTACTACCCAATTAATCAAAGATGGTGTGTTAGTAGGAAGGTTGCATTCTCGCGAAACAGCAGGAAAATTAGGAGAACAACCAACAGGAAATGCACGCTGCCTAAATTATCATTATCCTCCGATTGTTCGCATGACCAATACTTGGATTGAAAGAGGGACAACACCAGTAAAAGAATTATTCCAAGATATTAAAGAAGGGGTTTATGCCAGTAATTGGCAAGGAGGCATGACAAATGGGGAAATGTTTACTTTTAGTGCAGGGGAAGCTTGGATGATTCGCAATGGAGAAATAGCCGAACCAGTGAAAGATGTCACTCTTTCAGGCAATGTATTTAAAACTCTAGCTAATATTGAAGCGATCGGAGATGATTTCTATTGGGATGAATCTGGTGGTTGCGGTAAAGGCGGACAAAGTGGTTTAGCCGTCGGTTGTGGAGGTCCGAGTTTAAGAATTAAAGATGTGGTTGTAGGTGGGGAAGCAGTGGAATAG
- the ndhI gene encoding NADH-plastoquinone oxidoreductase, I subunit: protein MFKVLKQVQDYAKESWQAAKYIGQGLSVTFDHMRRRPITVQYPYEKLIPSERFRGRIHFEFDKCIACEVCVRVCPINLPVVDWEFDKAVKKKKLNHYSIDFGVCIFCGNCVEYCPTNCLSMTEEYELASYDRHELNFDNVALGRLPYKVTQDPMVTPLREFGYLPKGEIDPHDLPAGSKRAGKEPEEILAATQAESSN from the coding sequence ATGTTTAAAGTTCTCAAACAAGTTCAAGATTATGCCAAGGAAAGTTGGCAGGCAGCTAAATATATAGGTCAAGGTTTATCAGTTACCTTCGACCACATGAGAAGAAGACCAATTACCGTTCAATATCCCTACGAAAAGTTAATTCCCTCAGAACGCTTTCGCGGTAGAATTCACTTTGAATTTGACAAATGTATTGCTTGTGAAGTTTGTGTGCGCGTCTGTCCGATTAATCTTCCTGTAGTTGACTGGGAATTTGACAAAGCAGTTAAAAAGAAAAAATTAAATCACTACAGCATTGATTTCGGAGTTTGTATCTTCTGCGGTAATTGTGTTGAATATTGCCCTACCAATTGCTTATCCATGACCGAAGAATACGAACTAGCAAGTTATGACCGTCACGAACTCAATTTTGATAACGTGGCGTTAGGTCGCTTGCCGTATAAAGTTACTCAAGATCCAATGGTGACACCTTTACGAGAATTTGGTTATTTACCAAAAGGCGAAATAGATCCTCACGATCTTCCTGCTGGTTCTAAAAGAGCAGGCAAAGAGCCTGAAGAAATTTTAGCAGCAACACAAGCTGAAAGTAGTAACTGA
- the ndhG gene encoding NADH dehydrogenase subunit J, whose amino-acid sequence MTLAEGVQIVSFGILAAMMLATALGVVLLSNIVYSAFLLGGVFISIAGIYILLNADFVAAAQILIYVGAINVLILFAIMLVNKREDFSAIPRRWIRQGATALVCLGLFLLLGTMIMVTPWAIDTTSPAIVANTIVAIGEHFFSDFLLPFELASVLLLMAMVGAIILARRDFIPEILTRQETVATSLTLPERPRDLIGSSSTTEK is encoded by the coding sequence GTGACCTTAGCTGAAGGTGTTCAAATAGTTTCTTTTGGCATTTTAGCTGCCATGATGCTTGCTACAGCCTTGGGGGTAGTGCTGTTATCCAATATTGTTTATTCAGCATTTTTATTGGGAGGCGTATTTATCAGTATTGCTGGGATTTACATTCTCTTGAATGCTGATTTTGTCGCTGCTGCACAAATTTTGATTTACGTTGGAGCAATTAACGTTCTAATTTTATTTGCCATTATGTTGGTAAATAAACGCGAAGATTTTTCGGCAATTCCTCGTCGTTGGATTCGCCAAGGTGCAACTGCATTAGTTTGTCTGGGATTATTTTTGTTGCTGGGAACAATGATCATGGTCACCCCCTGGGCGATTGATACTACTTCCCCTGCGATCGTGGCTAATACTATCGTAGCTATCGGTGAACATTTCTTCAGTGACTTTTTGTTACCGTTTGAATTGGCTTCGGTGTTGTTATTAATGGCAATGGTAGGAGCAATTATTTTAGCTCGTCGCGATTTTATTCCCGAGATTCTAACTAGGCAAGAAACTGTTGCTACTAGTTTGACTTTACCAGAGCGTCCTCGTGATTTGATTGGTAGTAGTTCGACAACGGAAAAATAG
- a CDS encoding porin type major outer membrane protein, with protein MKQLIWNNQKIIPILVGISVLGFSNTVQAQTVDVIQEVEQYSTESIDQVTNVNQLRDVSPTDWAYEALRSLVDRYGCIAGYPNQTYRGNQALSRYEFAAGLNSCLNQIERLIASSESVMREDLDTINRLTQEFEAELATLGGRIDDLESRTAFLEDHQFSTTTKLVGEVIFGLGSVVAGDADQVAVLGNRTRLELETSFSGEDLLFTRLSTGNFPSFAEETGTFAGDLAFAEPADNDLGLEVLFYNLPLGDNTNVILGAAGTAADDIANTVSVLDGDGGSGAISTFGTRNPIYLPPGDAGLGIIHRLGDKLELSAGYLANPANDPNQGNGLFNGPFSALGQLTFTPSESLTVAATYVHGYNQSDTETGSTNANIQSLTEDLFGEAVPTVSNSYGIQVSYSLSDRIVVGGWGALSKVTTLSTLGGQLDRGTQEVWNWAATLAFPDLGKEGNLAGIIVGMEPWVTDSSIEGIGDDGDTSLHVEAFYQYQVTDNIAVTPGVVWVSAPDNNQDNDDLVIGTIRTTFSF; from the coding sequence ATGAAACAATTAATTTGGAATAATCAAAAAATTATCCCTATTCTCGTGGGAATTAGTGTTTTAGGTTTCTCTAATACAGTACAAGCCCAAACAGTAGATGTAATTCAAGAAGTAGAACAATACTCTACCGAATCAATCGATCAAGTTACGAATGTCAATCAACTACGAGATGTTTCTCCCACCGATTGGGCTTATGAAGCGTTAAGAAGTTTAGTAGACCGTTACGGTTGTATTGCAGGTTATCCTAATCAAACCTATCGGGGTAATCAAGCTTTATCTCGTTATGAATTTGCAGCAGGATTAAATTCTTGTTTGAATCAGATTGAAAGATTGATTGCTTCGTCTGAATCGGTAATGCGAGAAGATTTAGACACTATTAACCGACTCACTCAAGAATTTGAAGCTGAACTCGCTACTTTAGGCGGAAGAATTGACGATTTAGAAAGTCGGACTGCATTTCTAGAAGATCATCAATTCTCAACCACCACCAAACTAGTCGGAGAAGTAATCTTTGGCTTAGGTAGCGTCGTGGCAGGAGATGCCGACCAAGTAGCAGTTTTAGGAAACCGTACCCGCCTCGAACTAGAAACCAGCTTTAGCGGAGAAGATCTACTCTTTACTCGTCTTTCGACTGGCAACTTCCCCTCCTTTGCCGAGGAAACTGGTACTTTTGCAGGAGACTTAGCCTTTGCCGAACCTGCCGATAACGATTTGGGTTTAGAAGTCCTTTTTTATAACCTTCCCTTGGGAGACAATACCAATGTCATTTTAGGTGCAGCAGGAACCGCCGCCGATGACATTGCTAATACTGTCAGTGTCCTTGATGGCGATGGTGGTAGTGGGGCAATTTCTACTTTTGGCACTCGTAACCCAATTTATTTACCCCCAGGCGATGCAGGGTTGGGTATCATTCATCGCTTAGGAGATAAGTTAGAACTCAGTGCTGGTTATTTAGCGAATCCTGCTAACGATCCGAATCAGGGCAATGGTTTATTTAATGGCCCTTTTTCTGCCCTTGGACAACTTACCTTTACCCCCAGTGAGAGTTTAACTGTCGCTGCTACCTATGTTCATGGTTATAACCAAAGTGATACCGAAACGGGTAGTACGAACGCTAATATCCAATCTTTAACTGAAGATTTATTTGGTGAAGCTGTCCCAACAGTGAGTAATTCCTATGGAATACAAGTATCTTATAGCTTGAGCGATCGCATTGTGGTTGGAGGTTGGGGTGCGTTGAGTAAAGTCACGACTCTTTCCACTTTGGGAGGACAATTAGACCGGGGGACGCAGGAGGTTTGGAATTGGGCAGCTACCTTAGCGTTTCCCGATTTAGGCAAGGAAGGAAATTTAGCAGGAATTATCGTGGGAATGGAACCGTGGGTAACTGATTCGAGTATTGAGGGAATTGGGGATGATGGGGATACTTCGTTACACGTGGAGGCGTTTTATCAGTATCAGGTCACAGATAATATCGCCGTGACTCCTGGAGTGGTGTGGGTGTCTGCCCCTGATAATAATCAAGATAATGATGATTTAGTTATCGGGACAATTCGCACTACTTTTAGTTTTTAA
- a CDS encoding NADH-ubiquinone oxidoreductase chain 4L, which translates to MQLEYCLLLAAALFCIGIYGLITSRNAVRVLMSIELMLNAVNLNLMGFSNFLDPTEIKGQVFTVFVITVAAAEAAVGLAIILAIYRNRNTIDMEQFNLLKW; encoded by the coding sequence GTGCAACTGGAATATTGTTTACTTTTAGCTGCTGCTCTTTTCTGTATTGGTATTTATGGCTTAATTACCAGTCGTAATGCAGTGCGAGTTTTAATGTCGATTGAATTAATGCTTAATGCAGTTAATCTCAATTTAATGGGCTTTTCCAATTTTTTAGACCCTACTGAAATTAAAGGTCAAGTATTTACTGTGTTTGTAATTACTGTGGCAGCAGCAGAAGCAGCCGTAGGATTGGCGATTATTTTAGCAATTTATCGCAACCGCAACACTATTGATATGGAACAATTCAATTTACTGAAATGGTAA